A genomic stretch from Dyella sp. M7H15-1 includes:
- a CDS encoding acyltransferase — MSTHWQAQREGGSRASIGLLMSVALRCGRGFIQWCLYPITLYYFLKRGPERRASRDYLTRLFGRPASIWQVLKHLHCFAVTMADRIYLLAGGEQGFDIEVHGLEQLQQCVAQGCGVLLVGSHQGSFEVLRALSGRSPEVPLRVLLDKQKTPAMTELFEALAPKVGEAVIDVSRGGAAITLAVAETCQAGGMVALLADRGRAHEVLRKADFLGKPAPFPIGPWLLANTLQVPVVLCFGLYRGGRRYALSFELFAERVEIPRDGRHHALDVVLQRYAQRLEHYARLEPYNWFNFYDFWRQDEAQVALPRANTVPES; from the coding sequence ATGAGCACGCATTGGCAAGCACAACGCGAAGGTGGTAGCCGGGCTTCCATCGGCCTGTTAATGAGTGTCGCCCTGCGTTGCGGTCGTGGATTCATCCAGTGGTGCCTTTACCCGATCACGCTCTACTACTTCCTGAAGCGTGGGCCGGAGCGTCGCGCATCGCGCGACTATCTTACGCGCTTGTTTGGCCGACCAGCTTCGATCTGGCAGGTACTCAAGCACCTGCATTGTTTTGCCGTGACCATGGCGGACCGCATTTATCTGCTGGCAGGGGGTGAGCAGGGTTTCGATATTGAAGTCCACGGGCTTGAGCAGCTTCAGCAATGCGTCGCGCAAGGTTGCGGTGTATTGCTGGTCGGCTCGCACCAAGGCAGTTTCGAAGTATTGCGCGCACTCAGCGGGCGTAGCCCGGAAGTGCCGCTACGCGTCTTGTTGGACAAGCAGAAGACGCCGGCGATGACCGAGTTGTTCGAAGCACTTGCCCCCAAAGTAGGTGAAGCGGTGATTGATGTTTCGCGTGGCGGTGCCGCCATCACGCTTGCCGTGGCAGAGACGTGCCAGGCCGGTGGCATGGTGGCCTTGCTGGCTGATCGAGGCCGCGCGCACGAAGTCCTGCGCAAGGCGGACTTCCTCGGGAAACCCGCGCCGTTTCCTATCGGGCCCTGGCTGCTTGCCAATACACTGCAGGTACCTGTAGTGCTTTGTTTTGGCCTTTATCGCGGGGGGCGCCGCTACGCACTCAGCTTCGAGCTGTTTGCCGAGCGCGTGGAGATTCCGCGGGATGGCCGACATCATGCGCTCGACGTGGTGCTTCAGCGTTACGCACAGCGTCTTGAGCACTACGCGCGCCTTGAGCCGTACAACTGGTTCAACTTTTACGACTTCTGGCGGCAGGACGAAGCGCAGGTCGCGCTGCCACGTGCAAACACAGTGCCTGAGTCGTGA
- a CDS encoding hydroxymyristoyl-ACP dehydratase, with product MDQHKVSDSRYRTVLCVSPEHPCLPGHFPGQPLVPGVVLLEYVAKALRAWRDQRLVRVLEAKFMAPLHPGERAELILDENAGRIRFEILSDGQVLSRGLIEGVV from the coding sequence GTGGACCAGCACAAGGTGAGCGACAGCCGCTATCGAACGGTGCTCTGCGTATCTCCGGAACACCCATGCCTGCCCGGACATTTCCCAGGCCAGCCGTTGGTGCCTGGCGTCGTGTTGCTGGAGTATGTCGCCAAGGCCTTGCGTGCCTGGCGCGACCAACGCCTTGTCCGCGTGCTGGAAGCCAAGTTCATGGCGCCGTTGCATCCGGGTGAACGGGCGGAGCTGATACTGGACGAAAATGCTGGGCGTATTCGTTTTGAGATCTTGAGTGATGGTCAGGTGTTGTCGCGTGGTCTGATCGAGGGCGTGGTATGA